A genomic window from Carassius gibelio isolate Cgi1373 ecotype wild population from Czech Republic chromosome A11, carGib1.2-hapl.c, whole genome shotgun sequence includes:
- the pank4 gene encoding 4'-phosphopantetheine phosphatase isoform X1, with protein sequence MALCGGADRGSHSMDKSITLPPDEIFRNLENAKRFAIDIGGSLTKLAYYSTVQHQVAKVRSFDHSAKVSLQETDGDPLYEISVQEEITARLHFIKFENAYIETCLDFIKDHLVNTETKVIKATGGGAHKFKDLIEKKLKLKVDKEDEMTCLIKGCNFVLKNIPHEAFVYAKHADSEFRFQNTHPDIFPYMLINIGSGVSIVKVEAEDKFERIGGSSIGGGTFWGLGALLTKTKRFDELLQLASKGQHTNVDMLVKDIYGGAYGSLGLTGDLIASSFGKSATTDQEFSKEDMAKSLLHMISNDIGQLACLYAKLHNLTRVYFGGFFIRGHPVTMHTITYSINFFTKGEVQALFLRHEGYLGAIGAFLKGAEEDNPNQYSWEENYAGSSGLMSVSPELNPVQRARSGTFDMLEMDRLERQLVNLPLLQDATSYIPDTVDLTEDALAREYWLYCFEEALDGVVKRAIASQKDQPEAVERAEKFRQKYRHKLQTLRHQPFAYGSLTVRSLLDTREHCLNEFNFPDPYSKIKQKENDMALKYYLKVVKSVEELSWEQRQFTLAKGLLAGNVFDWGAKAVSDVLESDPEFGFEQAKRQLQERPWLVDAYNQWIERLKGPPHKCALFFVDNSGIDIILGVFPFIRELLIRGTEVVLASNSGPALNDVTNSELQILTERIAAMDPVIHAALREDRLALVQNGSSSPCLDLSRLDKVLATVIRERGTDLVIIEGMGRAIHTNYYAMLSCESLKLAVIKNSWLAERLGGKIFSVVFKYEVPSKAQEQH encoded by the exons ATGGCGCTGTGTGGCGGGGCGGACAGAGGATCCCACAGCATGGATAAGAGTATTACACTCCCCCCAGATGAAATTTTTCGCAATTTAGAGAACGCCAAGAGGTTCGCTATAGATATAG GCGGATCTTTGACAAAACTGGCGTATTACTCCACAGTTCAGCATCAAGTTGCCAAAGTCAGATCATTTGATCATTCAGCGAAGGTAAGCTTGCAG GAAACAGATGGTGACCCactttatgagatatctgtacagGAAGAGATCACTGCCCGTCTTCACTTCATCAAGTTTGAGAATGCTTACATTGAAACCTGCCTAGATTTCATTAAGGACCACCTGGTCAACACAGAAACCAAAGTCATCAAAGCAACTGGTGGAGGGGCACACAAGTTCAAGGACCTTATAGAGAAAAAGTTAAAACTAAA AGTGGACAAAGAGGATGAAATGACTTGTCTGATCAAAGGATGCAACTTTGTTCTGAAGAATATCCCCCATGAGGCTTTTGTTTATGCCAAACATGCTGATTCTGAATTCCGGTTCCAAAATACACATCCAGACATCTTCCCCTACATGCTTATAAATATTGGCTCTGGAGTCTCAATAGTAAAG GTTGAAGCAGAGGACAAATTTGAGCGTATTGGTGGCAGTTCTATAGGTGGTGGTACTTTTTGGGGTCTTGGAGCTTTACTTACAAAAACCAAG AGGTTTGATGAACTTTTGCAGTTAGCATCCAAAGGACAACACACAAATGTGGATATGCTTGTGAAAGACATATATGGAGGTGCTTATGGGTCCCTGGGTTTAACTGGCGACCTCATTGCAAGTAGCTTTGGGAAATCAGCCACCACAGACCAAG AGTTCTCCAAAGAAGACATGGCCAAGAGCCTACTGCACATGATAAGCAATGACATTGGACAGCTTGCCTGCCTCTATGCCAAACTGCATAACCTTACCAGAGTCTATTTTGGAGGATTTTTCATCCGAGGACATCCTGTTACCATGCACACCATCACCTATAGCATCAATTTCTTCACTAAG GGGGAGGTTCAGGCTTTATTTCTAAGACATGAAGGATATCTTGGTGCTATTGGGGCCTTTTTGAAGGGGGCAGAAGAAGACA ATCCTAACCAGTACAGCTGGGAAGAAAACTATGCTGGCAGCTCTGGTCTTATGAGTGTTTCCCCGGAGCTGAATCCTGTGCAACGGGCTCGTAGTGGAACG tttgacatgttggaGATGGACCGTCTGGAGAGGCAGCTAGTCAACCTCCCCCTGCTGCAGGACGCAACCTCTTATATTCCAGACACAGTGGACCTGACTGAGGATGCATTGGCTAGGGAGTATTGGCTCTACTGCTTTGAGGAGGCATTAGATGGG gTGGTGAAGCGAGCTATAGCTAGCCAGAAAGACCAACCAGAGGCTGTGGAAAGAGCAGAGAAGTTTCGTCAGAAATACCGTCATAAACTCCAGACTCTTCGGCACCAGCCTTT TGCTTATGGATCCCTTACCGTCAGAAGTCTTTTAGACACAAGAGAACACTGTTTAAACGAGTTCAACTTTCCTGATCCCTACTCTAAG ATTAAGCAGAAGGAGAATGACATGGCCCTGAAATACTATCTGAAGGTGGTGAAGTCAGTCGAGGAACTGAGCTGGGAACAGCGACAGTTCACTTTGGCCAAAGGCCTCCTGGCTGGCAACGTTTTTGACTGGGGAGCCAAAGCCGTGTCAGA TGTGCTTGAATCAGATCCAGAGTTTGGGTTTGAACAAGCAAAACGGCAATTACAAG AGAGGCCATGGCTTGTGGATGCCTACAACCAGTGGATTGAGAGACTGAAG GGTCCTCCtcataaatgtgcattatttttcgTAGATAATAGTGGAATAGACATTATTCTCGGGGTTTTCCCTTTCATTAGAGAACTTCTCATCAGAGGCACAGAG GTTGTTCTTGCCAGTAACTCAGGCCCTGCCCTCAATGACGTCACTAACAGTGAGCTGCAGATCCTAACGGAGAGAATAGCTGCCATGGACCCTGTCATTCA TGCTGCTCTTAGAGAGGACAGACTTGCTTTGGTGCAGAATGGTTCTAGTTCTCCTTGTTTGGACCTGAG TCGCCTGGACAAAGTCCTGGCCACAGTCATCAGGGAGCGTGGCACAGATCTGGTGATCATTGAAGGAATGGGTCGGGCCATCCACACAAACTACTACGCCATGCTCAGCTGCGAGAGCCTTAAACTAGCAGTCATAAAGAACTCCTGGCTGGCCGAGCGTCTTGGAGGCAAGATCTTCAGTGTAGTCTTCAAATACGAGGTCCCTTCCAAAGCCCAAGAGCAACATTAG
- the pank4 gene encoding 4'-phosphopantetheine phosphatase isoform X2, which produces MALCGGADRGSHSMDKSITLPPDEIFRNLENAKRFAIDIGGSLTKLAYYSTVQHQVAKVRSFDHSAKETDGDPLYEISVQEEITARLHFIKFENAYIETCLDFIKDHLVNTETKVIKATGGGAHKFKDLIEKKLKLKVDKEDEMTCLIKGCNFVLKNIPHEAFVYAKHADSEFRFQNTHPDIFPYMLINIGSGVSIVKVEAEDKFERIGGSSIGGGTFWGLGALLTKTKRFDELLQLASKGQHTNVDMLVKDIYGGAYGSLGLTGDLIASSFGKSATTDQEFSKEDMAKSLLHMISNDIGQLACLYAKLHNLTRVYFGGFFIRGHPVTMHTITYSINFFTKGEVQALFLRHEGYLGAIGAFLKGAEEDNPNQYSWEENYAGSSGLMSVSPELNPVQRARSGTFDMLEMDRLERQLVNLPLLQDATSYIPDTVDLTEDALAREYWLYCFEEALDGVVKRAIASQKDQPEAVERAEKFRQKYRHKLQTLRHQPFAYGSLTVRSLLDTREHCLNEFNFPDPYSKIKQKENDMALKYYLKVVKSVEELSWEQRQFTLAKGLLAGNVFDWGAKAVSDVLESDPEFGFEQAKRQLQERPWLVDAYNQWIERLKGPPHKCALFFVDNSGIDIILGVFPFIRELLIRGTEVVLASNSGPALNDVTNSELQILTERIAAMDPVIHAALREDRLALVQNGSSSPCLDLSRLDKVLATVIRERGTDLVIIEGMGRAIHTNYYAMLSCESLKLAVIKNSWLAERLGGKIFSVVFKYEVPSKAQEQH; this is translated from the exons ATGGCGCTGTGTGGCGGGGCGGACAGAGGATCCCACAGCATGGATAAGAGTATTACACTCCCCCCAGATGAAATTTTTCGCAATTTAGAGAACGCCAAGAGGTTCGCTATAGATATAG GCGGATCTTTGACAAAACTGGCGTATTACTCCACAGTTCAGCATCAAGTTGCCAAAGTCAGATCATTTGATCATTCAGCGAAG GAAACAGATGGTGACCCactttatgagatatctgtacagGAAGAGATCACTGCCCGTCTTCACTTCATCAAGTTTGAGAATGCTTACATTGAAACCTGCCTAGATTTCATTAAGGACCACCTGGTCAACACAGAAACCAAAGTCATCAAAGCAACTGGTGGAGGGGCACACAAGTTCAAGGACCTTATAGAGAAAAAGTTAAAACTAAA AGTGGACAAAGAGGATGAAATGACTTGTCTGATCAAAGGATGCAACTTTGTTCTGAAGAATATCCCCCATGAGGCTTTTGTTTATGCCAAACATGCTGATTCTGAATTCCGGTTCCAAAATACACATCCAGACATCTTCCCCTACATGCTTATAAATATTGGCTCTGGAGTCTCAATAGTAAAG GTTGAAGCAGAGGACAAATTTGAGCGTATTGGTGGCAGTTCTATAGGTGGTGGTACTTTTTGGGGTCTTGGAGCTTTACTTACAAAAACCAAG AGGTTTGATGAACTTTTGCAGTTAGCATCCAAAGGACAACACACAAATGTGGATATGCTTGTGAAAGACATATATGGAGGTGCTTATGGGTCCCTGGGTTTAACTGGCGACCTCATTGCAAGTAGCTTTGGGAAATCAGCCACCACAGACCAAG AGTTCTCCAAAGAAGACATGGCCAAGAGCCTACTGCACATGATAAGCAATGACATTGGACAGCTTGCCTGCCTCTATGCCAAACTGCATAACCTTACCAGAGTCTATTTTGGAGGATTTTTCATCCGAGGACATCCTGTTACCATGCACACCATCACCTATAGCATCAATTTCTTCACTAAG GGGGAGGTTCAGGCTTTATTTCTAAGACATGAAGGATATCTTGGTGCTATTGGGGCCTTTTTGAAGGGGGCAGAAGAAGACA ATCCTAACCAGTACAGCTGGGAAGAAAACTATGCTGGCAGCTCTGGTCTTATGAGTGTTTCCCCGGAGCTGAATCCTGTGCAACGGGCTCGTAGTGGAACG tttgacatgttggaGATGGACCGTCTGGAGAGGCAGCTAGTCAACCTCCCCCTGCTGCAGGACGCAACCTCTTATATTCCAGACACAGTGGACCTGACTGAGGATGCATTGGCTAGGGAGTATTGGCTCTACTGCTTTGAGGAGGCATTAGATGGG gTGGTGAAGCGAGCTATAGCTAGCCAGAAAGACCAACCAGAGGCTGTGGAAAGAGCAGAGAAGTTTCGTCAGAAATACCGTCATAAACTCCAGACTCTTCGGCACCAGCCTTT TGCTTATGGATCCCTTACCGTCAGAAGTCTTTTAGACACAAGAGAACACTGTTTAAACGAGTTCAACTTTCCTGATCCCTACTCTAAG ATTAAGCAGAAGGAGAATGACATGGCCCTGAAATACTATCTGAAGGTGGTGAAGTCAGTCGAGGAACTGAGCTGGGAACAGCGACAGTTCACTTTGGCCAAAGGCCTCCTGGCTGGCAACGTTTTTGACTGGGGAGCCAAAGCCGTGTCAGA TGTGCTTGAATCAGATCCAGAGTTTGGGTTTGAACAAGCAAAACGGCAATTACAAG AGAGGCCATGGCTTGTGGATGCCTACAACCAGTGGATTGAGAGACTGAAG GGTCCTCCtcataaatgtgcattatttttcgTAGATAATAGTGGAATAGACATTATTCTCGGGGTTTTCCCTTTCATTAGAGAACTTCTCATCAGAGGCACAGAG GTTGTTCTTGCCAGTAACTCAGGCCCTGCCCTCAATGACGTCACTAACAGTGAGCTGCAGATCCTAACGGAGAGAATAGCTGCCATGGACCCTGTCATTCA TGCTGCTCTTAGAGAGGACAGACTTGCTTTGGTGCAGAATGGTTCTAGTTCTCCTTGTTTGGACCTGAG TCGCCTGGACAAAGTCCTGGCCACAGTCATCAGGGAGCGTGGCACAGATCTGGTGATCATTGAAGGAATGGGTCGGGCCATCCACACAAACTACTACGCCATGCTCAGCTGCGAGAGCCTTAAACTAGCAGTCATAAAGAACTCCTGGCTGGCCGAGCGTCTTGGAGGCAAGATCTTCAGTGTAGTCTTCAAATACGAGGTCCCTTCCAAAGCCCAAGAGCAACATTAG